A stretch of the Campylobacteraceae bacterium genome encodes the following:
- a CDS encoding HD domain-containing protein — protein sequence MINARLIDHIFASASIQRWNDYPRMVELVELDKQAHKFIIAFFIAKFEKDINYTHLIEAGIFEFLRRTVVTDIRPDVFRNALQKKAKEINAWVITKLSPCLIDIDDGEFLKKFENYLHDDSMYKKERFILKAASYLATKWEFAIVYQTSQFLSDIEELKISVEEELEDYYELIGVRKIALNKKLAKIVDLSGRLRFQKRWAQTPRVPETSVLGHMLTVAIFSYFYSREIKACDKRLQNNFFVSLFHDFPEALTRDIISPVKYSVDELSEIISEYEIIKINEKILPNIPAFLHSEFSYLLGLYDGIKDEFLNKINVDKIEVVKDLDAYNEDKYNAIDGLALKQCDKLSAFVEASLSISHGIKSKELVKGKKEILSSLKTISGVDFKKIAINIDEDFGTSKHVQSLIDLY from the coding sequence ATGATTAATGCAAGACTCATTGATCATATTTTTGCTTCTGCATCCATTCAAAGATGGAATGATTATCCACGTATGGTCGAACTAGTAGAACTTGATAAACAAGCCCACAAATTTATTATTGCTTTTTTTATTGCAAAGTTTGAGAAAGATATTAATTATACCCACTTAATTGAAGCAGGTATTTTTGAGTTTTTACGAAGAACAGTAGTTACAGATATAAGACCCGATGTTTTTAGAAATGCTTTACAAAAAAAAGCAAAAGAAATTAATGCCTGGGTTATTACTAAACTATCTCCATGTTTAATAGATATTGATGATGGAGAATTTCTTAAAAAATTTGAAAATTATTTGCATGATGATTCTATGTATAAAAAAGAGCGCTTTATATTAAAAGCAGCTTCTTATTTAGCTACAAAATGGGAATTTGCTATTGTTTATCAAACCAGCCAGTTTTTGAGTGATATAGAAGAGCTTAAAATTTCTGTTGAAGAAGAGCTGGAAGACTATTATGAATTAATTGGGGTAAGAAAAATTGCTCTTAATAAAAAACTGGCGAAAATTGTTGATTTAAGTGGACGTTTACGTTTTCAAAAACGTTGGGCTCAAACGCCTAGAGTTCCCGAAACTTCTGTTTTAGGTCATATGTTAACTGTTGCTATTTTTTCTTATTTTTACTCAAGAGAAATAAAAGCCTGTGACAAACGTTTGCAGAATAACTTTTTTGTTTCTTTATTTCATGATTTCCCAGAAGCCCTAACAAGAGATATTATATCTCCCGTTAAATACTCTGTAGATGAATTATCTGAAATTATTTCGGAATACGAAATTATTAAAATCAATGAAAAAATTCTTCCCAATATTCCAGCATTTTTGCACAGTGAGTTTTCTTATTTACTTGGTTTATATGATGGCATTAAAGATGAGTTTTTAAATAAAATAAACGTAGATAAAATAGAAGTAGTGAAAGATCTTGATGCTTACAATGAAGACAAATACAATGCCATTGATGGTTTAGCACTTAAACAATGTGATAAACTTTCTGCTTTTGTTGAAGCTTCTTTATCTATTTCACACGGAATTAAATCAAAAGAACTGGTAAAAGGTAAAAAAGAAATATTAAGTTCTTTAAAAACCATATCGGGTGTTGATTTCAAAAAAATAGCAATAAACATAGATGAAGATTTTGGAACCTCAAAACATGTACAATCGCTCATTGATTTATACTAA
- the rpiB gene encoding ribose 5-phosphate isomerase B — MKYFIAADHAGVDFKSIVKEMFENLGHEVIDLGPVNKDRVDYPDFAEKLCKEVLKDKDSKGILICGSGIGMSMAANKFDGIRAALCHNEYSAQMAREHNDANVICLGERVSGLGILETIIKTWDKTSFAMGRHEGRVEKINALYQSCRA; from the coding sequence ATGAAATACTTTATAGCAGCCGATCATGCTGGTGTTGATTTTAAAAGCATAGTAAAAGAGATGTTTGAGAATCTGGGTCATGAAGTAATTGATTTAGGTCCTGTAAACAAAGACCGTGTTGATTATCCTGATTTTGCAGAAAAACTGTGCAAAGAAGTATTAAAAGATAAAGATTCTAAAGGAATTTTAATTTGTGGTTCAGGTATTGGAATGTCTATGGCTGCTAATAAATTTGATGGTATTAGAGCTGCTTTATGCCATAATGAATACTCAGCACAAATGGCAAGAGAACACAATGATGCCAATGTAATTTGTTTAGGGGAGAGAGTATCTGGACTTGGAATTCTTGAAACTATTATAAAAACATGGGACAAAACATCTTTTGCAATGGGACGTCACGAAGGCAGAGTAGAAAAAATCAACGCTTTATATCAATCTTGTAGAGCATAA